The genomic region CCCTCGACGGGATGATGCTCTCGCTCGGCCTGCGGCGGGCCTTCCTGGCGGCGGTCGGGCTGTCCGGGTGGGACGGCGGGCAGCTGACAGGATCGACGGGACCTGTTGGATCGACCGGAGGACCGGAGGAGGACGGATGACAGCACCGGATCAGGCCGAGCTGCTGCGGCCGCATGCGGAGCAGACGTTCGCGACCGAGCTCGCGGCGCTGGCCGCCGTCGACGACCGCCCGCGACCGCCGTCGTGGAAGCTGTCCCCGTCCGCCGTGGTCACCTACCTGCTGGGCGGTGTCCTTCACGACGGGACACCGATCACCCCGAAGTACATCGGCCCGCGCCGACTGATGGAGGTCGCCGTTGCCACCCTGGCCACCGACCGGGCGCTGCTGCTGCTCGGCGTGCCCGGGACAGCGAAGACCTGGGTGTCGGAGCACCTGGCCGCGGCCGTGAGCGGCGACTCGACCCTGCTGGTGCAGGGCACGTCCGGGACCGCGGAGGAGTCGATCCGCTACGGCTGGAACTACGCGCGGCTGCTCGCCGAGGGGCCGACCCGTGGCGCCATGGTGCCGTCCCCGGTGATGACGGCGATGCAGCAGGGCGCGATCGCCCGGATCGAGGAGCTCACCCGCATCCCGTCCGACGTGCAGGACGCCCTGATCACCGTGCTGTCCGAGAAGACGCTCCCGGTACCGGAACTCGGCATCGAGGTGCAGGCGCGTCGTGGCTTCAGCGTGATCGCCACCGCCAACGACCGCGACCGCGGCGTCAACGATCTGTCGTCGGCGCTGCGCCGCCGGTTCAACACCGTGGTGCTGCCGCTCCCTGCGACCGCCGAGGAGGAGGTCGAGATCGTCACCGGGCGGGTGGCGGCTCTCGGCGAGTCGCTGCAGCTGCCGGAGCTGCCGTCCGCGGCGGAGGAGATCCGTCGGGTGGTGACCGTGTTCCGCGAGCTGCGGGCCGGTCGCACCGAGGACGGGCGGACAGCGCTGAAGTCACCCAGCGGGACACTGTCGGCAGCAGAAGCGATCTCGGTCGTGACCAGCGGCATCGCGCTGGCCGCGCACTTCGGTGACGGGGTGCTGCGGGCCGGTGACGTCGCCGGCGGGATCGTGGGCGCGGTGGTCAAGGACCCCGGGCCGGACGGGGTCGTCTGGAACGAGTACCTGGAGGCGGTCGTCCGGCAGCGCCGCGACTGGGCGGACTTCTACCGCGCCTGCCGCGACCTGGGGTCGTGACCGCCGCCGCGGCCGCCGACCGGGTCGTGGTGCTCGGGATCCGGCACCACGGACCGGGTTCGGCGCGCTCGGTGCTCGCAGCACTCGACGAGCTCCGGCCGTCGATCGTGCTGGTGGAGGGACCGGCCGATGCCGGTCCGTTGCTGGAGTGGGCGCACTCCGACGACATGCAGCCGCCGGTGGCGCTGTTCGCCCACGCCGTCGACCGCCCGGGGCACGCCGTCTTCTGGCCGTTCGCGGTGTTCTCGCCGGAGTGGCAGGCGATCCGCTGGGCCGCGGAACATGCTGTGCCACTGCGGTTCTGCGACCTGCCGGCGTGGTCCGTGCTGGCCGGCAGCGGCGTGCGGCACGTGGCTGCGGATGCCCGGCCGAACGCGAGTCCGGCCGCCCGGGTCCCGGACGGCGGCGACGCCGAAGGCAGTGGTGCCGGAGCTTCCGGAACATCCGGTCCGGCCCGCCGGGTTCCAGTCGGCGACGCCGAAGCCAGTGGTGCCGGAGCTTCCGGTCCGGCCCGTCCTGCAGAACGCCACCGTCCGGACGTGTCCACCGGCAGTGCCGAAGCTTCCGACCCGAACATCGGTGCAGCTCCCGACGAGGAGATCGTCGTCGCCGACGACAGCCGCGGTGACCCGATCGCCCTGCTGGCCGGGGCCGCCGGGTACGACGACCCGGAACGCTGGTGGGACGACGTCGTCGAGTCGCGCACCGGAGGACTCGCGGCATTCGACGCGCTGACCGAGGCCATGGCCGAACTGCGGACGGTGGTGCCACCGGACTCTCCGCGCGAGGCAGCCCGCGAGGAACGGCGCGAGGCGCACATGCGGCAGGCGATCCGCACCGCACTCAAGGACACCGACGGTGTCATCGCCGTGGTCTGCGGCGCCTGGCACGCCCCGGCGCTCGCGGGCAGGCTTCCCCCGGCCTCCGCCGACATCGCC from Nakamurella alba harbors:
- a CDS encoding ATP-binding protein, yielding MTAPDQAELLRPHAEQTFATELAALAAVDDRPRPPSWKLSPSAVVTYLLGGVLHDGTPITPKYIGPRRLMEVAVATLATDRALLLLGVPGTAKTWVSEHLAAAVSGDSTLLVQGTSGTAEESIRYGWNYARLLAEGPTRGAMVPSPVMTAMQQGAIARIEELTRIPSDVQDALITVLSEKTLPVPELGIEVQARRGFSVIATANDRDRGVNDLSSALRRRFNTVVLPLPATAEEEVEIVTGRVAALGESLQLPELPSAAEEIRRVVTVFRELRAGRTEDGRTALKSPSGTLSAAEAISVVTSGIALAAHFGDGVLRAGDVAGGIVGAVVKDPGPDGVVWNEYLEAVVRQRRDWADFYRACRDLGS